The following DNA comes from Candidatus Woesearchaeota archaeon.
GAACGGCAGCATTAGCTACTGGCATGTTAGCTGCCGTTCAATTTTTGTTTTAGAGAAGGAGATATTTATTGGTTAGCACCATTAAGTTGACTGTGCCCTTTGCAGCAAACATATTTAAATAGCCTGCATCATTCTTTTATTTCATGGATAAGGATAACATCAAATTCAAGCCGGAGTTTATAAAAAGGTACTCTGAATTAACTGATTTTAAGGAGTTCAAAGAATATTCCCTGAAATTTTTAAGGAGAAGCATCAGAGTAAATACTTTAAAGATTGAAATTGAGAAACTGAAAAAAAGCTTAGGGAAAAGCTGGATATTGGCTCAAATACCCTGGTGCAAGGAAGGATTCTGGGTTGAGCATAAGCAGGGAAGAAGGGATATTGGAAATGCGATTGAGCATTTTCTCGGCTATATTTATGTTCAGGAATCGGCTTCAATGATCCCGCCTATAGTTCTTGACCCGAAGCCAGGAGAGATTGTATTGGATATGTGCGCTTCTCCCGGGTCAAAGACAACGCAGATAGCGCAGTACATGAAAAACAAAGGAATATTGGTTGCAAATGATTATAAGGGGGAGAGAATTGTGCCGCTTGAGATGAATATGCAGAGATGCGGGGCAGCAAACTGCATCATAACAATGATGCACGGAGAGTGGCTCAAGGAAATGAAGTTTGACAGGATCCTTGTTGATGCGCCGTGCTCCGGAACAGGAACAATAAGGAAGAGCTTTAAAACATTATTGATGTGGAACCCGAATATGGTGAAAAGGCTGTCAGCAACGCAGAAGAACCTGATCGAGACTGCATTCAGCAATTTAAAAGAAAATGGAACCTTGGTTTATTCAACTTGTTCGCTGGAGCCTGAGGAGAATGAAGAGGTTGTTGATTACTTGTTGGGCAAACATGATAATGCTGAACTTGAAGAAATAAAATTAGACATAAAAAGAAGCGAGCCTATTTTAAAATTTGAAAATAAAAAATACAGTGATGAAATAAAAAAATGCCTGAGGATCTGGCCGCAGGATAATGATAGTGAGGGGTTCTTTGTGGCGAAGATTTCTAAATTATGAGTTATTACTAATAAATGATTACTTAATGGAAATATTTAAATAGTGAGGAGCATTTTCTTTGTAAAAATAGAACTGAGATGGTTTTTATCAAACGATTGAAAAATCATTTTTTAGCTAGAATAAGGTTAAATTAACCCAATAATGTCAGAATACGCATAAAAAAGTTCATTTAAAAAAAAGTGGGGCTTTAGGAACAATTACAGATAAGAGATAGTTAGCATAAAGCTTTAAAGATAAAAAAGAGCAGATCGGCAATCAGTAAAAAATATATGTTAGCTGGCAAATTGAACCATTTAATACTAAATCAGGTGAAACATGCACAATAAAACAGCCTTGTTATTGCTGTTGTTT
Coding sequences within:
- a CDS encoding RsmB/NOP family class I SAM-dependent RNA methyltransferase, whose amino-acid sequence is MDKDNIKFKPEFIKRYSELTDFKEFKEYSLKFLRRSIRVNTLKIEIEKLKKSLGKSWILAQIPWCKEGFWVEHKQGRRDIGNAIEHFLGYIYVQESASMIPPIVLDPKPGEIVLDMCASPGSKTTQIAQYMKNKGILVANDYKGERIVPLEMNMQRCGAANCIITMMHGEWLKEMKFDRILVDAPCSGTGTIRKSFKTLLMWNPNMVKRLSATQKNLIETAFSNLKENGTLVYSTCSLEPEENEEVVDYLLGKHDNAELEEIKLDIKRSEPILKFENKKYSDEIKKCLRIWPQDNDSEGFFVAKISKL